DNA from Phragmites australis chromosome 16, lpPhrAust1.1, whole genome shotgun sequence:
agagagagagagagagagagagagagagagagagagagagagtacgttgcataatgaatgaataaataaatgaattaacAAAGGaggatcgaggagagagaggagcagcaTTATACTCAACTGTATTAGGAAGCTGATGAAGCTGAAACTAATCATGCAGAGCTTAATTTGTCGCTAATAGCTGGGCAGGCACGAGACAGACAAACAAAAAGACAGTCATTCGTTTTCCTTTCGTATTCCTTCCTACACGCCTGGCCTGCTTTTCTCATGCTCTCAGCTAGGAGTATATATGGACAGGATGGATGCCCTTGCTTTCTCATCAGCATTATTTTCAGCTTGCCCCCGACCCAAGGAATAATAATTCGCAATGCAATGCACAACGATTTTTACAGGAACAAAAGCAATTAGGGACCAATGTAAGCAATGTAAAACCATTCAATTTGATCCTAATTAGAATTTatctcagagagagagagagagagaaagagagagagatggggacAGACATGTTGCTTACTGCAGTCCAGCGTGCGCGGCCCCGGCACCGGTGGTTGGGGCTGCCTCGcttgcttctctctctctctctagttgGGCGGGCagtatcttttcttttcttttctctctctttcttttggtATGTAAGTACAACCGAAGCCGGCCAGGCCGTCAAATTCTTGTTGCGTGCTCCCCTCCTCCATTCGCTCCCCCGTTGCTGCCATTGTCTCGATGCTGATTCTCTTCTGGTTCTGGGCGCCATTGATCGATTGCTACCTGTTGCTTCTGTTGCCGGTGGCGACCGATAATGGATTCCGTCGGCGGTCAGGACCAGAAGGGCGCGCGGTGGGGGATCCCTTTCCGCCGCCTGCCCTGCGGCCGAGCGGCGCCGTCCTTGCTCCCGCCGGCCTCCGCCTCATTGGCGCCGCCGGCCTCGCCGACGTTGCCGGTGGCCGCTGCGTGGCCGTTGCTCCTCTTGGTGTCCACCAACTGCACGGAGGAGGGGCGGGGCGGCGAATTAAACGTGACCGAACAGAACAGAAACCGCATTGAGCAGTTAGGCATTTGCCGTTGGGGGCGCCTCGATCGAACGCCATTCCATTCCTTCTAGTATCGTATTGCATTAAAGAGAACAAGAAGAGAAACGAACGAAACGAAAGAAAAGGCGCAATCTTTTCTCGTACCTTGCATCCTAGGGAGCAGAATCGGAATGGGTCGAGCAGCGCGCGGCCGCAGATCTCGCAGTTGtagggggaggcggcggccttgcccgcggccgcgccggcgccgcgcggCTGGGGGCGCTCGTTGAGGAAGAGGACCCTGGCGCTGTTGATGACGTAGGTCTGGACGCCGGTGATGTCGAGGACGTCCTCGACCTCGGAGACGCGGACGACGTCGTGGTACGAGGACCTTCGTATCTGTGATTGAAACAGAATCGGGTGGGCGAATGAATCGGGTGGCGCAACCTTTGCAGCAGGCCGCATTGCAAGAATTGCAACTGCAACTGCAAAGATgggaagagaagagaaagaaagaaaggcaaGAATCGAATCAAACCTGGATGACTCGGTGGGCGGCGTGTCGGTGGGCGCGGCAGTAGTAGCAGaaggcgggcggcggcgcgccaCGGCAGTCGAGGCAGAACATGTTGCACTCGTTGCGCGGGGAGGCCGGGTGGGCGGGGCAGGCGAGGAAGAAGCGCGTGGAGAGGAGCGTATCCAGCCACTCGGGCACCCGGCGCATCATCACACCCCTCCTCTCGACTGCCCctgcgccagcgccgccgcaaTGCAAGAAGGCAATGCCGGGCAAGAGGAAGTCaggaaggggaagaggaggaggagccggtggggtggggaggggaggggggattGGAAGGTAGCGTGGCCTTTTCGTTGCTTCCCTTGGCTTCCTTTTCGTGTTCGCTTCTTCGGTTTCGCTGGGCTTCGTTGGCGTGGTGTGTCgggagggtttttttttttttttggctcttcgTCTTGAGTCCGAAGCAGGCTCTCTCTCCCGCGGTATCTCTGACTGGTGGGGCCGGTTGCTCCGTCCGATGCAGATTCGCAGCAGCAGAGAAAAGTGCTTCTacttctgcttctgcttcactggagagagagaggatggatGACTGATTGATCGAGCGATGGATTCGATTCTGCACCAGTCTGTACTAGGAGTTAGCAGCAGCGATCGACGATGAGTCACTGATTGCTTCTACTGCTATGCTACCAGTGCAGTGCAGACGTGCAGTGGTTTTGACTTGCTAGGAATAGCAGCAAAGAGGACAGCACCTGCTGAATGTGAATGGAATGGGTTGGAATTCCACTCCAGTCCATGCCTGCACCCAACAAAAGCTGATTCTTTCAGTTTCAAGTACTCGGCTCAGTAACAAACACAGCTGACAAGTTTGAAGTTTCTGCGTGCAAGTGCAAAGTGCAAAGCGCAAACGCAAGCACAAAGCAAAGCAGGTAGATAGCTAGATAGATGTCCACGCTGTCTTCCAAGCAACCAAACCGGACTGTGTTGACACATACATACAGCGGCAGTCGACAGATTAATTCCATTGCTTCTTAGTTCTTACTTTCAGGCCAGCAGCTAGACATAACCGAACTGGATTAACACAACGAGGTAATGCAACTGTATGATCCAAGTACTGACGGAACAACCACTAACCGACTGACATTTCTGCTTCGGTTCGATTCAGATTCACTCAGGTCCGCATGCAGAAGTGAATATCATGCATCTTTATGTGCAGCAGGAAATGAAGGATGGAATGGAGAAAAGTTTTCGTTAGGACCACCTACGACATGACAACCATCGTCGAGCGGTCCATCGCCTCCATAC
Protein-coding regions in this window:
- the LOC133895751 gene encoding protein RGF1 INDUCIBLE TRANSCRIPTION FACTOR 1-like, whose product is MMRRVPEWLDTLLSTRFFLACPAHPASPRNECNMFCLDCRGAPPPAFCYYCRAHRHAAHRVIQIRRSSYHDVVRVSEVEDVLDITGVQTYVINSARVLFLNERPQPRGAGAAAGKAAASPYNCEICGRALLDPFRFCSLGCKLVDTKRSNGHAAATGNVGEAGGANEAEAGGSKDGAARPQGRRRKGIPHRAPFWS